The DNA segment CGAGCCTTCTATTCCGTTTCCATGGAAAAGGCTATGGAAACACAAGGCGCCTCTCAAAGCAGTATTCTTTGTGTGGACCGCCTCCTTAGGTGAGATTGTCACAACggataatttgaaaaaatgaagggTGATCATtgtagattggtgttgcatgtgtaagaagGGGGGAGAATCTGTGGATCATCTCCTACTACACTGTGAGGTAGCTTGAGGGTTATGAAATGAGGTTTTTCGTAGACTAGACTTGGATTGGGTTATGCCTGAGACAGTAGTGGCGGTCCTAGCTAGCTGGACAGATTTAAGAGGCAACAACCAGATCAAGGctatatggaagatgattccaaTTTGCATCATGTGATGTGTGTGGCAAGAGCGCAACGAACGGACgttcgaggacaaagagagatcgatggaggagctgaaagctttcttttttagaaccctttgtacttgggccattgcCGTTAATCTTAATAGCcaagattttcatgatttccttgtttcTATTGCTCCTATGTAGCTAGGtcattctttgtactgaacttggtttttgcctattcttttattaatatactttcttataaaaaaaaaaaaatagtatggGGTATCATACTGTATGAACTGAATTTTGGAAAAGTGGCTAAGTTTTATATATTCCCCGTAAGAAATGTACTtttttgcaagtaaattaatCCCTTGACTGGTGCAGGAAATTTATGAATCAGCTGGTAACGGGttatcttccaagtgtgattttGATTTTAGCCATGTATACAGTTCCACCAACCATGATGCTATTTTCAGCTTTGGAGGGGTCTATTTCCCGTAGTGGGAGGAAAAGGAGTGCATGCTGCAAAGTCCTGTACTTCACAATCTGGAATGTTTTTTTCGTCAACGTTTTTACAGGATCTGTTATTAGCCAATTGCGCTTCTTTTCTAGTGTAAAAGACATACCTGCACAACTTGCCAAAGCTGTGCCGAGGCAGGTAGCGTTCTTTGATTCCGTTGTTAATTTGCTATTTACCTATACTGATTATGCTAACCTTTGCAGAGTATATCATTCATTcagtttttctgttttgctaacatgaatattattttatgtcatgTGAAGTGAGGCAAGTTTtgagtaatattaattttcaattaGTGATTGAATAAGGCTTTacaaatgtgaattttatttgtgaAATAATCCCTTGTGATctgttttctttctattttaagTCCTTTCTTTGGTTATGAgattttcatgaaataaagAGAGCTGCAATCCCTTAGAAGACATGATCCTGTGGAAAAAAATCATTTgcgaaaaaaattattgtttgtgGAGACGGCCATAGAGAGATGAAATTCCTGCCATGTAACTGGAAATTACAACTAGTAGAGAAATTGGGGAAAACCTGTATTCTTCTCGTGGAAATGTAGAAGTTTTTTCATCAACTTATTACTGTGATTTTGGTTTTCAAATTGTTGCAGGCTAGCTTCTTCACGACTTATGTTTTAACATCTGGTTGGGCAAGTTTGTCATGTGAAGCGATGCAATTTCTTGCTCTTTTCTGCAATCTAGTCAAAAGATTTGTACTCAGAATCAAGGATGATTCGTCCAATTGCACTTTCTCTTTTCCCTACCATACAGAAGTCCCACGAGTCctcttatttggattccttggTTTCACATGTTCCATCTTGGCACCCTTAATGTTGCCCTTCTTGCTGATTTACTTTTCACTTGCCTACCTAGTGTATAAAAACCAGGTGAGTGCTTTATCTTGTATTTTACCTTTTATGATGTTACTTGCGATTACTGTTTGTATATGCTGCTTGAATGTATTTAGTTTTAGCTGAGTCCTTCAATTCGTGAttgatcatattttttccacaatgCAGAGTTTGTTCTTCCATTCTCCATTGTAGTTACATAATGTGTGTGAATACAGAGTTGTAAACTCATGTAGTTCTGTTTGTTATGTACATATCCAGCCAACTTTCTTATCCCAAGTTAGTCATAGGATTCTAGCAATATGTTCTTAGCATCTCCCTCAGCTTGTGTAGGTAGACGATATAAGAAAAAGGCCTTCTACAATCCTAGTGCATCATTAAATTATTGGGTAGCAGGCCTTCTGCAATCTTAAGACCTTGTAAAATTATTGGGTAGGACTTGCTCGTTGAAAGTTTAAAGGGTGAAAATTATGGTTTGAAGAGCACTATGATGCATGACAGCCTAGGGAAATTTTTGCTTGGGGGCTGCAATCGCAAAGAAAAAATGGTGGATTAAGGTCTTGTTTGTTTTTGCGActaaaaatcaaaactttgaaAACTTCTCAAAGTTTTCGTACTGTcataagttttacaaaaacaaacacacattttgatctaccagttttcatctcaaaagatctcaagtttcttctcaggttttcatctcaaattttcatctcaaaagatctcaagtttatTCTCagatttttatctcaagttttcatctcaaaaaaaagatctcaagttttcatctaaaaaaaattacaccattggtaaataaataaataaaggaagtagcaaaaaaaaaaaagaagacaaaatggttaaaaaaaaagaagcagaaaaaaaaattcaccattggtaaataaataaacaaaataagcaaaaaaaaaaaaaattttgaccaaatggttaataaaaaaggaagtagcaaaataaaaataaaaatgcatcattggtaaataaataaacaaagaaagtagtcaaaaaaaataaaaaaagaagtagaaaaataaaaataaaaattgcagcattggtaaataaataaaatattataaaaagtactacaagtacttgtgggtcccatcatattactaactataataaagtcaaactaatctcatctcatctctaaaaacaaacacatattttatctcatctcatctcatctcaacatatctcaaaattttttatctcatctcatctctaaaaataaacacatatttcatctaatctcatctcatctcaacatatctcaaaagattttatcttatctcatctcatcttatttcatctgtgaaaacaaacgaggcctgTTGATGAGAAATTACAGATGAAAAAAAGGTTGATGCAAAATCAAAATTAGCAGGATTATTTTAGGGTACAGAGTCAGCAGTGAACAAGAGATCTATTTGCACAGAATACTGTTGAGCAATGAGAATAGAGCACTGATGAATTAAGAGAAATAAGAAATAGTGTAGAggctagaaaaaagaaaagaaggggcaGAAGAAGGTAAACGTGCcttcaaatccttaaattacaTCACTCTGCATCTGAGGTCGAAGAATCTCGTGTTCTAATAGTAGTGCATGAGATCAGAGACATGGAGAAATAAAAGCTACCTCATAATTCTGTTAAGTTTTATATCATGTAGAATTTGATGTCATTGAGCATGCATGCGGCCCACTGACAAAATCTCTAGACTTTGTAGCTACTGTTTTATGGCATCATTACACTTTGTAGGAGctatctttttcttattttttcaaattaaaactaaaaaaaagccAATTGTGATGTACTAATAATACGTTGTGGTTTCCTTTAGTAATTAATTTTTCTGAATctctaataataaattaaaatatggcTGGCCAAGTCCCGTGTCAGGTTTTCGGGGCAGGAGGGTCCTTCTAGTTCGACGGAGCCTCCACTTGCTCCAATGGCTACAGTGGTTGCACAGACATGTTCGTCGGTCTCAGGCGAGTCTTAGTCAGTCTCCGAAGATGGTCCTGTTGCCAGTGGTGGTAGAGGAAGTTATAGAGGCTTGGGATGTTGAAAAGGAAGGTTCTTCTAGCTCGATGGAGCCTCCACTTGTTTTGTTGGCTACGGTTGTTGCTCAGACAAGTTCGATATGGTCTTAGGCGAGTCTTCCGGTTAGTCTCCAACGATGGTCCTGTCACTGGTGGGGGAAGAAGAGGTTTTAGAGGCTTGGGACGTTGAAAAGGGAGTGATTTTTCGATTAAAGGATTTAGAAGAAAGGGAATTAGATGTGAATcctgtttgggggggggggtctTAATCAGGTAGTGACTTCGAATTGTTTGAATTATGGAGTTCTCACAAGGGATCTTTGTCCAACTATTTCCGAGAAGTCTCTCGTTGAGGAGGGGGGTCATCATCTGGAGTTGGTTGGGGGTTTTGAAGGAGTTTCAGGAGTTCCTTTAGTGGTGTTGAGGATGCTCTGCATATGGATAGCTCATCTGTTTTAATGTTGCCGGAAGCTTCTCTACAGTTGGTGGTTAGTGAGGTAGAGGGTGATGAGGGTGAAATTGGCAGTCCAGTTCCGTCGTGTACCATTCCCCCTAAGTCAACCCCCAATTTGGCTTCGGATTGGgtattaaaaaaagtggagtTTCTTCAGGAGTGCTTGGGGATATCCTGTGTTGGGTATGAAGAGTAGTTCAAGGCTCTTCTTGTTGCTATAGAAGCTAGTAGATCTAATGCTGTGAAGTCTGCAGTGAAAAGGGACAAGGAATTGAAACGCTTAAAAAGCTCTATTAATTACGATATTAAGGAGAGGAGTGTGGGGAGGGATAGGTTGAAAGGGCGGGGGTCTTGGAATTCTTATGAAGCCTAAAATACTTTCCTGGAATGTGAGAGGGATCAATAATGTCAACAAACGGCTTCGTATTAGATCCCTTCTTTGTAGCTGGAAAGTTGACATTGTTTGTTTTCAAGAGACAAAGTTGAGTTCTATTGATAGAAATATTATTCGTAGTTTGTGGGGCCTTTTTTTTTGTGGGATGGtgttttcttccttctttgggTGCATCAAGAGGTGTGTTGTTGATGTAGGATACGAGAGTGGTGGAGAAGGTTGAGGATTGCATTGGGTATTTTTCATTGGTTGTTTCTTTTAAGAATATTGAAGATGGGTGGAAGTGGGCCTTTGCGGGAGTGTATGGGCCTAATGTTGATGGGGATGGATGTTTTTTGTGGAAGGAGTTGGCGGGTTTGTATTCTTTATAGGACTTGCCTTGGTGTTTGTGTGGTGACTTTAATATTGTTCGGTTCCCTAGTGAGAGGGTGGGGGGCTTCTATGTCGTCAGGCGCTATGGAAGATTTCTCGGAGTTAATTTTTGATTTGAACCTTGTGGATCTTCCTTTAGTTGGGGGGGAGTTTACTTGGTCTAATAGTAGAGGGTGGTCAAGATTGGACAGATTCTTAGTCTCTTCTTCTTGGGAGTCTTGTTATCTGGATCTTTGTCAGAAGAGGTTGCCATGTGTTTGTTCTGATCATTTCCCAGTTATGCTTGATTGTAGTAGCATTCTTGGGGAAGATGTTATTTTAAGTTTGGGAATATGTGGCTTGAAGTGGATGGTTTTGGGGAGATGATTAGAAATTGGTGGAATTCTTATTCCTTTTTTGGTACTCCTAATTTTATTGTGGCAAGTAAACTTAAAGCCCTTAAAGTTGATTTGAAAACGTGGAATGAAGAGGTCTTTAGACATACGGAAGtgcagaaaaataaactttggGATGAGCTTAATGCTTTGGAGGTTGGGGTAGTTAATGAGGAGACCTTGtgtgttggaaattgaaaaGGTCTTGTTCATGGAAGAAATCTCTTGGAGGCAAGAATCAAGGGTGCTTTGGTTAAAGGAGGGGGACAAATgtactaatttttttcataagatGGCAAATTCTCATAGGTGTAATAATGTTATTGACATCCTTCACTCAAGCTCTATTGTGTTTCAATCACCTGATGAGATCCAAGATCATATAGTGAAGTATTATGAAGAACTCTTGTCTGAGACAGCTGAATGGCGCCCTAAGCTTGATGGGTTGTTTTTTGATCATCTGGATTCTGATGCTGTTAGCTGGCTGGAGAGGCCATTTGAAGAAGAGGTAGTGCATTCGGTTGTTAGAGGTATGTGCAAAGATAAAGTACGGGGCCTGGATGGTTTTTCTATGGGTTTTTTTCAAGAgtgttgggatattgtgaagGATGAAGTGATGCAtgttttttatgattttcattCTGAATATAAGTTTGAGAAGTCTTTAAATGCTACTTTCATTTCTTTAATCCCGAAGATTGTTGGCGCTCAAGAGTTGGAAGATTTCCGTCCTATTAGTTTAGTTGGCgggatttataaaattatttcgaaGGTGCTAGCCAATCGTATGAGTATGGTGATGgataaaatcatttctaaaCCTCAAAATGCTTTCATTCGGTGCGGCAAATTCTGGATTCAGTTCTGGTTGCGAGGATAGCCGGATGAGAGAAGGCATTCCGGGGGTTCTTTGCAAGATGGATATGGAAAATGCATACGATCATGTGAGAtatgattttcttctttatatgCTTAGAAGATGTGGCTCTGGGGATAGGTGTTGTGGATGGGTTAAACATTGTATTTCAAGTGCCCGGTTCTCAGTTTTAGTGAATGGTGTTCCTTGTGGTTTTTTTCAGAATTCGAGGGGGTTGAGACGAGGGGGTTGAGTCATATGATGGAGGCGGCTGTACGTGGGGGTTTTCTTGCTGGTTTTTTGGTgtgtaataatagtaatgggGTGACTTCAATTTCTCAGTTACTTTTTGCGGATGATActcttattttttgtgatgctgAAAGCAGTCGGATTCAAGCTTTTTAAGGGCTGTTTTActgtgttttgaagctgttttgGGTCTCAAGGTGAACTTGGGAAAGTCATAACTGGTTCCGGTGGGGGAAGTAAGGAATATTAACTTTCTTGCGGATTTGTTGGGTTTTAAAGTAGTTTCACTTCCTATGAAATATCTTGGACTTCCACTGGGGGAGTCTTTTAAAGCAAAGAAGATTTGGGATGGAGTTGTAGAAAAGGTTGAGAAACATTTGTCGGGTTGGAAGaggatttatttatcaaaaagggGGTAGATTAACCCTCATCAAAAGTACCCTTTCCAATCTCCCTACATactatctttctttatttccattACTGGTGGGAGTGGCAAATCGGATTGAAAAATTGTTTAGAGCTTTTTTGTGAGGAGGCTTGGGGGAGgagaataaatttcatttagtaAGTTTGCAAAGGGTGTGTTGTCCGATTGTTAGAGGTGGTTTAGGGGTGCGTAACTTGAgtttttttaataggcattattaagaaagtggttgtggagatatcatTGGAAAGGGGATTTTTTGGTGTTGGTTTATGGGAATACATTAGAAAGGGGTGGAGCTTTTTCGCAAAACAGATTAAGGTTGGAGAAGGTGTTTGCATTCGGTTTTGGCATGATGAATGTTGTAGTGAGAGACCTCTTAAAATTGCTTTTCCGTCTGTTTTCAGCTTGGCTGGAAACCAGCAGGCTGCTGTTTCAGAAGTGTTGTGTTGTGACAATGGGACTGTGCACTGGGACTGTGCACTGGAACATTTGTTTCACTAGAAATGCTGAAGACTGGGAACTTGATGAGTTTGCAGATTTCTTCAGTTTTCTGTGTGCAGTGAAGGCAGCTGGGGTTGAGAGGGATCGTATGCTGTGGAAGCATAAGGGGAGTAATAAGTTTTCAGTTAGCTCCTTCTACGAGGTGCTGAATGCCCAACAGCAACTTTCTTTTccgtggaagagcatttggagggtCCATGTTCCTTCTAAAGTGGCTTTTTTTATTTGGACTGCTGCTCTTGGGAAGATTTTGATGGTTGATATTCTAAGGAAACGTGGTATGATTGTTTTAgagtggtgttgtatgtgtaagaagaatgggGAATCGGTTGACCAtctacttttacattgtgaaGTGGCCAGGGAGTTATGGATTGGCATTTTCAGTAGAGCTGGGTTGtgttgggttatgcctaagagTGTGGTGGATTTATTAGCTTGTTGGAATAGGCATCATAATAGCTCTCAACTGGCTGAGGCGTGGAGATTGATAcctttgtgcttaatgtggtgcatttggatggaAATGAATGATAGGTGTTTCAACAATAAGGAGCGAGCAGTGGGGGGAAATCTggaatttctttgtgttttctCTTATTCAGTGATTTTCTGCTATTGTTCTTGAGGGAGGGAATGTTAATgagtttttgtctttttttagctttctagaatgtaattaggtgtctcattgtgtatacctcctgtgtacatgggctttgcctagTTTCATGCTCTTCAATAAAGTTtcttacttatccaaaaaaaaaaaataataataatacattaaagTTTCACTGTAAATTTACAGTGATGATCTTGCTATCTGCTTTTGTGGCAATGGATCGATTGATAAGCACCATctctgtttgtttgttttgaaatttggtgTTATTGGTTGTTTGGAAACACTAATTTGGCAGGTTAGGAAATTTAGAACTTAACCAGTTAACCGTTTCACCAAATTTTCCTAGTGTGACAAGAATGCAATTTCATTGGGGATATTACTAATTCCTAAATAAATAAGGTGAAGTAGGAAGCCTTCACAGCTCATGTCACTGTTATTGTTTAGGAatttgaagaggaagatgaaaatGGAAATTGCTTTTTTGCTTTTTATGTGCCTACACAGCAAGAAAAAATTTCTCTGTAAACCCAAGCAGAGAATTTGAAGATGTTTGAATTGAAATCAGTGTGAATTTGGAATTATTTTGAAGGGATATGTATGTAAAGAATTCCCCTTCATTCTCTGTATAAAACCTGCCAAGGAAATAgtctttgttttttgttctctttttttttggaTGAGGTATACATATGCTTCATCCTAGTGCAAATAAGACTCTAAATATGTGATGACTCTTCATAATTGATACCAGTAAGGGCAAAAAATCTTGATTGTCTGATAAAAATCCCAGGCGATGGATTCCACCTGAGGTGTGTAACTGATCATAATAGGGTACAGCAGGGTATTCCATCGTTTTATGTGTTCCAGCAAGAAAATATATTGTtcctattatattatttttctctattttaatattctctttttttgtttgtttgactGGAGATTGATCTGATCCCTTCATTTGAAATGAGGTTGTTTACTCTTTTTCAGATTCTCAATGTATATGTTCCAAAATATGAAAGCGAGGGACAGTACTGGCCTATTGCCCACAACACAACAATTTTTTCGTTGGTGTTGTCTCAAATTATCGCGCTTGGGGTCTTTGGAATCAAACGATCGCCTGTGGCTTCGGGTTTTACCATTCCATTGATTATCTTCACTCTTCTATTTCACCAGTACTGTAGGCAGAGATTTCGTCCAATTTTTAAGATGATTCCTGCAGAGGTAGCAATTTTAATTGGACCCTCTCTCAAcagttttttttcccccttccaTTGAACTTATTTCGATAATTCTGAAACCCCACCCTCTTTCAGTCAAGCCTGATAGTTGGATTGTTTATAGGTTCTTATTGAGATGGATCAAAAAGATGAGCAGTGTGGGAGGATGGAAGAGATGTATCAAAAGTTACGTTCGGCTTATTGCCAGTTCACAATAACTCCTCATGAGTTGCTTGGATCTGAATCCTTGAATCATCACGACAACGAGAAGAGCATTCCGGATCCGGAGAAGCTGAACGCAGGTTTGATTCACCCAATGCTTAGGAGACTCCCACTACCTGGAATCAAAGTAATAATCGGGTGGCTgtctttccttctcttttcagGAAATGAAGCAAACCAATTAAACGGGTCATCTAGTGTTGTTCATTGCAATTTGGATATAGCAGAAACCAGCAAGAAGTAAATTGAGCTCATTGTTTTGTTCATAATCCGTGTTAATGTCAGTTTTATCATCATGAACATACgccaaagaaaatatatattttgggaaAGCCTTGTACAGTAAAGGTGCTGCTGCTGGGGACTTCTGGTCGCAATATGCGTAGTTCAACAAGCATAGAAATCGGTTCTTTGTTTTCTACATCTTTTGCTTTATAATCAATAAATTTCACGTTATACAAAGCGAAAATACTACCTTGTACTGTTGTGACTACGGCTTTAAACAAATTGTTTAAATTATGAGAAGGCCCAAAGATAACTGAATATCTAATGTTATGCGATGCTAAACAAGACTAAGTACAGTGGCTACCGGTTATCTTACTGAAATTTGATTCGACATTGATCAAACCTCGCGAGAACGACAAACTAAATGGATTGGACAGCCTTATAGTAATGATATCCACACAACACATTTCACAACATAGTAATGTAGTACCGTAACATGCTTTACTTCTTCTGAAATTAGTGCACAATCCCAGCTGATAAATGTGCAAACACATCAGCCAGTATCAGCTTTGGTAAACACAAGGGTTCAAGCCAGTTCTCAAGGCAAAAATATCAGAACAAGCgattaataatttcaaactCAAATGGTAGGTATAGAAACGAGGCcctaaatattttgttatatgagCTTCTGAATTAAGCTCTTTAATGTACTCACAGCAGTGGTACTTTCGTTTATCTCTCTTCTGGTAAGCTTCTCCACAGCCACAGAAGTTGCATTAACCCACCGTTcaccaaatgaaaaagaaacaacCTTGCTGGTAACACTAAACTTCCACAGAGAAActtgaaaagaacaaagaagcATCCGATGCCCACAAGCTGCCAGTTCAAACCTTTCTCCTGTTGCAGCAATCGCATCATGCGCAGATTCAGCAAAAGCATATATCAACTCAAATCATTTACAGATAAAGTGACTGgaaaaagaaggagaagaatggGCCGCAAAACACACCTCTGAGTTGCGAAACAGTTCATTTGTTATCTCTTTCAAGAAGTCAGTCATCAAGCAGCCAACAAACAGTCCACATGGAATTATCAGTTCTTGGTTTCTTGAGATGGAAAATATGACATCGGATAAGGagctaaaaataaagaaaatgacaaGAGCCCATTTAAATGCGTTCTGTCCCAGAAGAAGCAGTCGCTCAAGAAGTATTTTCTCTGCTTTCTTCCATGGAATTTCTTTAACCGAGTCAGGAGTAGCTTCCCACAACTTCTCCCTCACGACATCGATCTGCATCTTGACCTTATTTGGTTCACCAAATTCTGCCATGGACACTTTCATAGAGCATATGGGAGAGAGTTGGTGATGTCCACGCAGTCTCAAGCAACTTTGTTGATAGGGTTGATCCTGAACATACTTAAATGTGAAATTTCCATTATGATACTGATAGAGAAAGCCTATTATTATTTGGGGTGTCACCAACTTGGTGGCAACCCTTTAATTTAAGTTGCACAATGCGTAATGTTAGGTATATTCTGAGTCAAGTGTGCATGGAAATTTGACTGTGTTGCTACCAGCATAGATGAGAAAAGGGAAAATCACAAACACTTGGCTGATAGatcaagaaataataatatgaaagtGAACATCAATTTGGAAggatcaaaaaaagaaatttcagCCAACTATGATCTGAACGGAAGGATACAGCTGCTTTACAACTCATGCATGAATGATCAATAATAATGATGACCATTTTTCTGACCATTCAAGAAAAAAGAGCAACTGAAACTCTggaaaataacaaaattcttGATGAGCTGAACAAGCCCACCAAAGATAGCTAAGACTCATATTATTCATTATGTTCAAGTTAAATATATGAACTTAAACTGCAGTATGCATCCTTTGTTACTCAAAATTTCTAATGTGCAGCAATTATTccagaaaagaaaaacactTCCCGGAAATTACAGCAAGAATACCAAAGGTGGTGAGACATTTGAACTTATAAAGCGATTTAGCTGTGCCATTGAAGCATTTCCATGTATAACTAATTACCCTTTCTCTATTTGCAGGCCATGTTTGATTTTTCATTAACATTCAAATGTACCAGTCTTCAAAGATAACTATTCACTTGTACATTCTAGCGTCATAGAAACCCAGAAAAAAGCCATTATGCTATCAACCACAAATCTCTCTAGAAAATTCTGTACCCCAATTTCCAGCATTGCTAACGGTCAAATTTATGAACATAATCCATATGTATATAACAACTAAATGTTGAATTGAGTACAGTATTTAACTTCAAGGCAAAAACTAACAGAGCTCGAATGTGTGAGAAGTGACAAAGCGCAGCTCAGACTCGAACTTCAAACTCTTCGGGATTGTAAGTAAATAGGGAATTTTATGCTCATGGAATAAGAGCACAAAAGTTTTAGCTCGAATTCCAAAAGGGTCAGATGCAACCCGAAAATAACAAGAATAAGAAGGAAGCCACACAAACCCAGACACACACAAAGGTTTCCACAAAGGAGGGATAGCCCGATAAGAGCGTACGCGAAATTTCGGAGTTGAAGGCAGTAATGCGAAAGCTGGAAGCGCGATTGATGCCATTGCCATCGTTTCTCAGCTCCGTTTCTTCCTCATCACTCGCTGGCAAACGCTCTATCTCGCTTCTCTAGGGTTTAGCAACCAAATCCTTTGGGTCAGCATTTACTCAGCAGGATTCTGTTTTTACAGGGAAATGGGCCTAATCATCACCTAAGTAAAGTATGAGGCCCTGAGAACCAGAGACGGCTCAAATTGCAGTGTATGATACTTCA comes from the Carya illinoinensis cultivar Pawnee chromosome 8, C.illinoinensisPawnee_v1, whole genome shotgun sequence genome and includes:
- the LOC122274325 gene encoding CSC1-like protein RXW8 isoform X3 is translated as MDISALLTSAGINIGVCVVLLSLYSVLRKQPSNVGVYFGRRLVSVCSKRSDPFSFERFVPSPSWIVKAWETTEEEILAIGGMDAAVFLRMVVFRLWTHCLTLYIITCSACILLYFEYKSIAKMRLKHITGAPPNPSHFSVLVRSIPQCSQETYSETVNKFFTKYHSSSYLSHQIVYRCGRVQKLMTDAEKMYMIFKASAHEQNCQPSFMQRGLCGGATNSLEIVSHETDNVSGKTGSGDFDLATIRKECAAAVVFFKTRYGAVTAAEVLQSSNPMLWVSVLAPEPHDVYWSNLCIPYRQLWIRQIGTLVAAIAFVLVFLIPVTFVQGLTQLDQLQQTFPFLRGLLKKKFMNQLVTGYLPSVILILAMYTVPPTMMLFSALEGSISRSGRKRSACCKVLYFTIWNVFFVNVFTGSVISQLRFFSSVKDIPAQLAKAVPRQASFFTTYVLTSGWASLSCEAMQFLALFCNLVKRFVLRIKDDSSNCTFSFPYHTEVPRVLLFGFLGFTCSILAPLMLPFLLIYFSLAYLVYKNQILNVYVPKYESEGQYWPIAHNTTIFSLVLSQIIALGVFGIKRSPVASGFTIPLIIFTLLFHQYCRQRFRPIFKMIPAEVLIEMDQKDEQCGRMEEMYQKLRSAYCQFTITPHELLGSESLNHHDNEKSIPDPEKLNAGLIHPMLRRLPLPGIKVIIGWLSFLLFSGNEANQLNGSSSVVHCNLDIAETSKK
- the LOC122274325 gene encoding CSC1-like protein RXW8 isoform X4, translating into MHHKRIPLESLEVFTIANVKEGSKWLWTHCLTLYIITCSACILLYFEYKSIAKMRLKHITGAPPNPSHFSVLVRSIPQCSQETYSETVNKFFTKYHSSSYLSHQIVYRCGRVQKLMTDAEKMYMIFKASAHEQNCQPSFMQRGLCGGATNSLEIVSHETDNVSGKTGSGDFDLATIRKECAAAVVFFKTRYGAVTAAEVLQSSNPMLWVSVLAPEPHDVYWSNLCIPYRQLWIRQIGTLVAAIAFVLVFLIPVTFVQGLTQLDQLQQTFPFLRGLLKKKFMNQLVTGYLPSVILILAMYTVPPTMMLFSALEGSISRSGRKRSACCKVLYFTIWNVFFVNVFTGSVISQLRFFSSVKDIPAQLAKAVPRQASFFTTYVLTSGWASLSCEAMQFLALFCNLVKRFVLRIKDDSSNCTFSFPYHTEVPRVLLFGFLGFTCSILAPLMLPFLLIYFSLAYLVYKNQILNVYVPKYESEGQYWPIAHNTTIFSLVLSQIIALGVFGIKRSPVASGFTIPLIIFTLLFHQYCRQRFRPIFKMIPAEVLIEMDQKDEQCGRMEEMYQKLRSAYCQFTITPHELLGSESLNHHDNEKSIPDPEKLNAGLIHPMLRRLPLPGIKVIIGWLSFLLFSGNEANQLNGSSSVVHCNLDIAETSKK
- the LOC122274327 gene encoding uncharacterized protein LOC122274327 isoform X2, which produces MAMASIALPAFALLPSTPKFRDQPYQQSCLRLRGHHQLSPICSMKVSMAEFGEPNKVKMQIDVVREKLWEATPDSVKEIPWKKAEKILLERLLLLGQNAFKWALVIFFIFSSLSDVIFSISRNQELIIPCGLFVGCLMTDFLKEITNELFRNSEEKGLNWQLVGIGCFFVLFKFLCGSLVLPARLFLFHLVNGGLMQLLWLWRSLPEER
- the LOC122274327 gene encoding uncharacterized protein LOC122274327 isoform X1; amino-acid sequence: MAMASIALPAFALLPSTPKFRYVQDQPYQQSCLRLRGHHQLSPICSMKVSMAEFGEPNKVKMQIDVVREKLWEATPDSVKEIPWKKAEKILLERLLLLGQNAFKWALVIFFIFSSLSDVIFSISRNQELIIPCGLFVGCLMTDFLKEITNELFRNSEEKGLNWQLVGIGCFFVLFKFLCGSLVLPARLFLFHLVNGGLMQLLWLWRSLPEER